The Lutibacter profundi genome includes a region encoding these proteins:
- a CDS encoding sigma-54-dependent transcriptional regulator, with amino-acid sequence MSKILIIEDEAAIRRVLKKIISEENDSYQVEEAEDGLIGLEMITKSDYDLVLCDIKMPKMDGMEVLEKAKKIKSEIPIVMISGHGDLDIAVSAMRLGAFDYISKPPDLNRLLNTVRNALDRKELVVENKILKKKVSKKYEMVGDSGAISHIKSMIEKVAPTDARVFITGPNGTGKEIVAHWLHEKSERRKGPMIEVNCAAIPSELIESELFGHVKGSFTGANKDRAGKFEAANRGTIFLDEIGDMSLSAQAKVLRALQENKIARVGSDKDIKVDVRVIAATNKDLKKEIEAGNFREDLYHRLAVILIKVPALNERREDIPLLINFFAQQIAAEQGTAIKSFSKKAIELLQNYDWTGNIRELRNVVERLIILGEKEISENDVKLFASK; translated from the coding sequence ATGTCAAAGATATTAATAATTGAAGATGAAGCTGCTATACGCAGGGTATTAAAAAAAATAATTTCTGAAGAGAATGACTCTTATCAAGTTGAAGAGGCTGAAGACGGTTTAATAGGTTTAGAGATGATTACTAAATCTGATTACGACTTAGTATTGTGTGATATTAAAATGCCAAAAATGGATGGTATGGAGGTGCTTGAAAAAGCAAAAAAAATAAAATCAGAAATCCCAATAGTAATGATATCAGGTCACGGAGATTTGGATATTGCTGTAAGTGCAATGCGTTTAGGAGCATTTGATTATATATCGAAACCACCAGATTTAAATCGTTTATTAAATACTGTTCGAAACGCACTGGACAGGAAAGAATTGGTTGTAGAAAATAAAATTCTTAAGAAAAAAGTTAGCAAGAAATATGAAATGGTGGGAGATAGTGGAGCTATTAGCCATATAAAATCTATGATTGAAAAAGTTGCTCCAACAGATGCAAGAGTTTTTATTACAGGACCAAATGGAACAGGTAAAGAGATAGTAGCACATTGGCTACACGAAAAAAGTGAAAGAAGAAAAGGACCAATGATTGAAGTAAATTGTGCGGCAATTCCATCAGAATTAATTGAAAGCGAATTATTTGGACATGTTAAAGGCTCATTTACAGGAGCAAATAAAGATAGAGCTGGTAAATTTGAAGCCGCTAATAGAGGAACTATTTTTTTAGATGAAATAGGAGATATGAGCCTTTCAGCACAAGCTAAAGTTTTAAGAGCTTTACAGGAAAATAAAATTGCAAGAGTTGGTAGCGATAAAGATATAAAAGTTGATGTTAGGGTTATTGCTGCAACAAATAAAGACTTAAAAAAGGAAATTGAAGCAGGTAATTTTAGAGAAGATTTATACCATAGACTTGCTGTAATATTAATTAAAGTCCCAGCCTTAAATGAAAGAAGAGAAGATATTCCTCTTTTAATTAACTTTTTTGCTCAGCAAATTGCTGCAGAGCAAGGTACAGCAATAAAATCTTTTTCAAAAAAAGCTATAGAATTGTTGCAAAACTATGATTGGACAGGGAATATTAGAGAACTTAGAAATGTTGTAGAACGATTAATAATTTTAGGCGAAAAAGAAATTTCAGAAAATGATGTAAAACTATTTGCTAGTAAATAA
- a CDS encoding PPK2 family polyphosphate kinase encodes MNKFKVSKTINLTEISTKELDEKAVKKLKKIRKKISKLQDTMYAEGKYAVLICLQGMDTSGKDSLIREVFKDVNARGVEVHSFKVPTELELKHNYLWRHYIALPAKGKIGVFNRTHYENVLVTRVHPEYVFAENIPSVKSLDDLNNDFYNNRMQEINNFEKYIADNGTIILKFFLNLSKEEQKNRLLRRLRLKEKNWKFSPADLKERKLWDNYQYCYQELLNKTSNENAPWFVVPADDKPTARLIVAETILETLQKYNFQKPELPQKYKVEVENYKKQLESE; translated from the coding sequence ATGAACAAATTTAAAGTCTCCAAAACTATAAATCTTACTGAAATATCAACAAAAGAACTTGATGAGAAAGCTGTAAAGAAATTAAAAAAGATTCGTAAAAAAATAAGCAAATTACAAGATACCATGTATGCAGAAGGTAAATATGCGGTATTAATTTGCTTGCAAGGAATGGATACTTCAGGTAAAGATAGTTTAATACGGGAGGTGTTTAAAGATGTAAATGCTCGTGGTGTAGAGGTTCATAGTTTTAAAGTTCCAACGGAGTTGGAATTAAAACACAATTACCTTTGGCGTCATTATATAGCGCTACCAGCAAAAGGGAAAATAGGTGTTTTTAATAGAACACACTATGAAAATGTATTGGTAACTCGTGTACACCCTGAGTATGTTTTTGCAGAAAATATTCCCTCGGTAAAAAGTTTAGACGATTTAAATAACGATTTTTATAATAACAGAATGCAAGAGATTAATAATTTTGAAAAATACATTGCCGATAATGGAACTATTATTTTGAAATTTTTTCTAAACCTTTCAAAAGAAGAGCAAAAGAATAGACTTTTAAGAAGACTTAGACTGAAAGAAAAAAACTGGAAATTCTCACCAGCCGATTTGAAAGAACGTAAATTGTGGGATAACTATCAATATTGTTATCAAGAATTATTAAATAAAACGTCTAATGAAAATGCACCTTGGTTTGTTGTACCTGCTGATGATAAACCAACAGCTAGATTAATTGTTGCAGAAACCATTTTAGAAACATTACAGAAATATAACTTTCAAAAACCTGAATTACCACAAAAATATAAGGTTGAAGTAGAAAATTATAAAAAACAACTGGAGAGTGAATAG
- a CDS encoding 3'-5' exonuclease: MDLKLKKPIVFFDLETTGINIAKDRIVEISILKVFPNGNKESKTWLVNPEMEIPKEASDIHGITNEKVVTEPTFNELALEISKMIEGCDLAGFNSNRFDIPLLAEEMLRAKVDFNMNDRVAIDVQVIFHKKEERTLSAGYQFYCGKSLENAHSAEADTNATYEILKAQLDKYDDLENDVTFLNEYSTFKKRADFAGFILFDDDGEEIFTFGKYKNYKVKDVLKKDKGYFSWIQNADFPLYTKKVLVEIKEKVFPQKKQNTIDDLKNKFNQKL, from the coding sequence ATGGATTTAAAATTAAAGAAACCTATTGTTTTTTTCGATTTAGAAACAACAGGAATAAACATTGCAAAAGACAGGATTGTTGAAATTTCAATTTTAAAAGTGTTCCCAAATGGGAATAAAGAAAGTAAAACATGGTTGGTTAATCCTGAAATGGAAATACCTAAAGAAGCATCAGACATTCACGGAATTACCAATGAGAAAGTAGTTACAGAACCTACATTTAATGAGTTAGCTTTAGAAATTAGTAAAATGATTGAAGGTTGTGATTTGGCAGGGTTTAATTCGAATAGATTTGATATTCCTCTTTTAGCCGAAGAAATGTTGAGAGCTAAAGTTGATTTTAATATGAATGACAGAGTGGCTATTGATGTTCAAGTTATTTTTCATAAAAAAGAAGAAAGAACTTTAAGTGCTGGATATCAGTTTTATTGTGGTAAAAGTTTAGAAAATGCACATTCTGCTGAAGCAGATACCAATGCAACCTATGAAATTTTAAAAGCACAATTAGATAAATATGATGATTTAGAAAATGATGTAACTTTTTTAAATGAATATTCAACGTTTAAAAAGCGAGCCGATTTTGCAGGGTTTATACTTTTTGATGATGATGGTGAAGAAATTTTTACTTTTGGGAAGTATAAAAATTACAAGGTTAAAGATGTTTTGAAGAAAGATAAAGGGTATTTTTCTTGGATACAAAATGCAGATTTTCCGTTATATACAAAAAAAGTGTTAGTAGAAATTAAAGAAAAAGTATTTCCACAAAAAAAACAAAATACAATTGATGATTTAAAAAATAAATTCAATCAAAAATTATAA
- a CDS encoding ABC transporter ATPase: MLVNFESLSDTSRIWIYQSNREFSENEVEIIKLKIEDFIKNWKRHGEDLKASYQIKYNQFIILAVDEEFNEVSGCSIDASVNLIKQLEKEFNLDLTNKLNISFKVNNSINIVSLSDFQHYAKQGKINLNTIVFNNMVATKVDLINNWEVTADKSWHKRFFV; this comes from the coding sequence ATGCTAGTGAATTTTGAGAGCCTATCAGACACATCTAGAATTTGGATATACCAATCAAATAGAGAGTTTTCTGAAAATGAAGTTGAAATTATTAAATTAAAAATAGAAGATTTTATTAAAAATTGGAAACGTCATGGTGAAGACTTAAAAGCTTCATACCAAATAAAGTACAATCAATTTATTATTTTGGCCGTTGATGAAGAATTTAATGAAGTTTCAGGTTGTTCAATTGATGCCTCAGTTAATTTAATAAAACAATTAGAAAAGGAGTTTAATTTAGATTTAACAAATAAATTAAACATATCGTTTAAAGTTAATAACAGTATAAATATTGTGAGCTTGTCTGATTTTCAACATTATGCAAAACAAGGAAAAATTAATTTAAACACAATTGTATTTAATAATATGGTTGCTACAAAAGTAGATTTAATTAATAACTGGGAAGTAACAGCTGATAAAAGTTGGCACAAACGTTTTTTTGTATAA
- a CDS encoding glycoside hydrolase family 3 N-terminal domain-containing protein, with the protein MIKNILFIFIVLNSTFLQAQKFDPLIVKDSLTQKQWVDSLLNNMTVDEKIGQLLMVQAYSNKDRNHTIFIKNLIEKFHIGGLVFMQGTPEKQAQLNNIYQSISKVPLLIGITAEWGLEMRLKNTYRFPWNMTLGAIRDDKLIEEFGAQMGKQCKRLGIHINFAPVVDINTNPDNPIIGNRSFGESRENVTKKALAFIKGIQSENVFACAKHFPGHGDTNIDSHTALPVLDFGKNRLDSIELYPYKQLIAKGLSTIMVAHLSVKALEPNVELPTSLSYQVVTSLLKEKLNFNGLIITDALNMKGASGFAKPGEIELLAMLAGNDILLVPENVPAAILYIKNALQEKIISEERLNYSVRKILKAKYWAGLSNFKLVELDNLQKDLNSIENELLYRKLIKNSITLLKNDSLVVPIQNLDKKKIAYVKLGDAENTDFIKTLRNYTAIDVVSSENLDELIEKLEPYNLVIVGFHKSDLGFRDEYHFKDSELVWLQEIARTNTVILDVFANPYCLLQLKTFKNINGLLLSYQNSKLSQNISAQMLFGAIEIKGKIPVSIKKVFSVGHGLQTKSLKRLAYSIPEEVGLSSQKLKRIDSLANVVIRKKMTPGMQILVARKGKVVYNKSFGFHTYQQKLPVQNSDIYDIASMTKIIASLPLIMELEEKGVLSLESSMGSLLPKFKNTNKDTLTVKEVLSHYARLKPWIPFYMFTLDSITHKPSKEFYRGIKSSKFNIKVADKLFLRRDYPSIMMDSIINSEQRLREGYKYSDLSFYIFKDFIENYYKKNLNELTQQHFFKALGANKTTYLPLDKFQKNSIVPTEKDNSYRNQLLQGYVHDMGAAMQGGIGGHAGLFSNANDISKMMQLYLQKGYYGGKQYFQSKTINKFNHRYYANNGVRRGVGFDKPQLKAKEKATCGCVSDESFGHSGFTGTYTWVDPKTEIIYVFLSNRVFPTMNNKDLVKNNIRIEIQQLIQDAITD; encoded by the coding sequence ATGATTAAAAATATACTTTTCATATTTATAGTGTTAAATAGCACCTTTTTACAAGCTCAAAAGTTTGATCCATTAATAGTTAAAGACTCATTAACTCAAAAACAATGGGTAGATTCTTTGTTAAATAATATGACTGTTGATGAAAAAATAGGTCAGTTATTAATGGTTCAGGCATATTCAAATAAAGATAGAAATCACACCATTTTTATTAAAAATTTAATTGAGAAATTTCACATTGGTGGTCTCGTTTTTATGCAAGGAACACCTGAAAAACAAGCTCAATTAAATAATATATATCAATCAATTTCTAAAGTCCCATTACTTATTGGTATTACAGCAGAATGGGGCTTGGAAATGCGTTTAAAAAACACCTATCGATTTCCTTGGAATATGACACTTGGAGCAATAAGAGATGATAAATTAATTGAAGAATTTGGAGCACAAATGGGGAAGCAGTGTAAACGATTGGGAATTCACATTAATTTTGCACCTGTAGTTGATATAAATACAAATCCAGATAATCCAATAATAGGGAATAGGTCTTTTGGAGAAAGTAGAGAAAATGTAACTAAGAAAGCGTTGGCATTTATAAAAGGAATACAAAGTGAAAATGTATTTGCCTGTGCAAAACATTTTCCAGGTCATGGAGATACAAATATAGATTCACATACTGCTTTGCCAGTTTTAGATTTTGGTAAGAATAGATTAGATTCAATAGAGTTATACCCATATAAACAACTTATTGCAAAAGGGTTGTCTACTATTATGGTTGCTCATTTAAGCGTAAAAGCATTAGAGCCTAATGTAGAATTACCTACATCACTCTCATACCAAGTAGTTACTAGTCTATTAAAAGAAAAATTAAATTTTAACGGGTTAATTATAACTGATGCATTAAACATGAAAGGAGCATCAGGTTTTGCAAAACCAGGTGAAATTGAATTACTAGCAATGCTTGCAGGGAACGATATTTTGTTAGTACCAGAGAATGTGCCAGCTGCAATTTTATATATTAAAAATGCATTACAAGAAAAAATAATTTCTGAAGAACGATTAAATTATTCAGTACGGAAAATATTAAAAGCCAAATATTGGGCGGGTTTATCTAATTTTAAATTAGTTGAATTAGATAATTTACAAAAAGATTTAAATTCTATTGAAAATGAATTATTATATAGAAAATTGATTAAAAACTCAATAACGTTATTAAAAAATGATTCTTTAGTAGTGCCAATTCAGAATTTAGATAAGAAGAAAATTGCCTATGTTAAACTTGGTGATGCAGAAAATACTGATTTTATTAAAACGTTGAGAAACTACACAGCTATTGATGTGGTTTCAAGTGAAAATTTAGATGAACTGATAGAGAAATTAGAGCCGTATAATTTAGTAATAGTAGGTTTTCATAAATCTGATCTAGGATTTAGAGATGAGTACCATTTTAAAGATTCAGAATTGGTTTGGTTACAAGAAATTGCAAGAACCAATACTGTTATTTTAGATGTGTTTGCAAATCCATATTGTTTATTGCAACTTAAAACATTTAAAAATATTAATGGGCTTTTGCTTTCATATCAAAATAGTAAATTATCACAAAATATTTCAGCTCAAATGCTTTTTGGAGCAATAGAAATTAAAGGGAAAATACCTGTTTCAATTAAAAAGGTATTTTCGGTAGGACATGGCCTTCAAACAAAGTCATTAAAGCGTTTGGCATATTCTATTCCTGAAGAAGTTGGTTTAAGTAGTCAAAAACTGAAAAGAATAGATTCTTTAGCTAACGTTGTCATTCGTAAAAAAATGACTCCAGGAATGCAAATTCTAGTAGCTAGAAAAGGGAAGGTAGTTTACAATAAAAGTTTTGGTTTTCATACTTATCAACAAAAATTACCTGTTCAAAATAGTGATATTTATGATATTGCTTCTATGACTAAAATTATAGCTTCATTACCTCTTATTATGGAACTTGAAGAAAAAGGAGTTTTAAGTTTAGAGAGTTCTATGGGTAGTTTATTACCTAAATTTAAAAATACGAATAAAGATACTTTAACTGTTAAAGAAGTACTTTCTCATTATGCAAGATTAAAACCTTGGATTCCATTTTATATGTTTACGTTAGATAGCATAACCCATAAACCTTCAAAAGAATTTTATAGAGGAATAAAATCAAGTAAATTCAATATAAAAGTAGCAGACAAGCTATTTTTAAGAAGAGATTATCCTTCAATAATGATGGATAGTATAATTAATTCAGAACAGCGTTTGAGAGAAGGGTATAAGTATAGTGATTTGTCGTTTTATATTTTTAAAGATTTTATAGAAAATTACTATAAAAAAAATTTAAATGAATTGACTCAACAACACTTTTTTAAAGCACTAGGAGCAAATAAAACAACGTATTTACCTTTAGATAAATTTCAGAAAAATAGTATTGTACCAACGGAAAAAGATAATTCCTATCGGAATCAATTGTTACAAGGGTACGTGCATGATATGGGTGCAGCAATGCAGGGAGGCATAGGTGGTCATGCGGGGTTGTTTTCAAATGCCAATGATATTTCTAAAATGATGCAGTTGTATTTACAAAAAGGTTATTATGGAGGGAAACAGTATTTTCAATCTAAAACTATAAACAAATTTAACCATCGTTACTATGCAAATAATGGGGTTAGAAGAGGTGTTGGTTTTGATAAACCTCAATTAAAGGCAAAAGAAAAAGCTACTTGTGGTTGTGTTTCTGATGAAAGTTTTGGACATAGTGGTTTTACGGGTACTTATACTTGGGTTGATCCTAAAACTGAAATTATATATGTTTTTTTATCTAATAGAGTGTTTCCAACAATGAATAATAAGGACTTAGTAAAAAACAATATTAGAATAGAAATACAGCAGTTAATACAAGATGCAATTACAGATTAA
- a CDS encoding lysophospholipid acyltransferase family protein, with product MKIGLFFLHKKIIISGKENIPKKGAVLFVGNHQNALIDAILIPTTTKRNIHFLTRASAFKNKIVDKILRSLNMIPVYRIRDGINTVEKNIFIFKQCFEILKNEGSIEIFAEGNHHLERRIFPLKKGFARIILGTLQKYPNLKILIVPVGINYDSHLNFPSSVSIYYGKPILVNTFINVENPDVRFLNIINEVSSALKKITVHIEDKDNYNKIITKLNALKVDYTNPYEVNEILKNIDKLPIPTAKKIQVNWFAPVHLLAKVNSIFPLLIWKYLKSTIKDPVFTNTFRFALILTVFPIFYLIQTYIVYCFFNLKYALIYLIISIVLGIISKKTMIVNL from the coding sequence GTGAAAATCGGACTTTTCTTTTTACACAAAAAGATAATAATTTCTGGCAAAGAAAATATTCCTAAAAAAGGAGCGGTACTATTTGTTGGTAATCATCAAAATGCACTTATTGATGCCATTTTAATACCTACAACTACCAAAAGAAACATTCACTTTTTAACAAGAGCCTCTGCTTTTAAGAATAAAATAGTTGATAAAATACTTAGGAGTTTAAATATGATTCCTGTATATAGAATTAGAGATGGAATTAATACCGTTGAAAAAAATATTTTTATTTTTAAACAATGTTTCGAAATTCTAAAAAATGAAGGATCCATTGAAATTTTTGCAGAAGGAAACCATCATTTAGAACGAAGAATTTTTCCTTTAAAAAAAGGATTCGCTCGTATTATTTTAGGTACACTTCAAAAATACCCCAATTTAAAAATACTAATTGTTCCTGTAGGTATCAATTACGATTCTCATTTAAATTTCCCAAGTAGTGTTTCAATTTACTACGGAAAACCCATTTTGGTAAATACATTTATTAACGTTGAAAATCCAGATGTTAGATTTTTGAATATAATTAACGAAGTGTCTTCAGCTTTAAAAAAAATAACGGTTCACATCGAAGACAAAGATAATTACAATAAAATTATAACTAAATTGAATGCTCTCAAAGTAGATTATACAAACCCCTATGAAGTTAATGAAATACTAAAAAACATTGATAAATTACCAATACCTACTGCTAAGAAAATACAGGTTAATTGGTTTGCTCCAGTTCATTTACTTGCAAAAGTAAATAGTATTTTTCCATTATTAATTTGGAAATATTTAAAGTCAACTATTAAAGACCCAGTATTTACCAATACATTTAGATTTGCTTTAATACTAACAGTTTTTCCAATATTTTATCTTATCCAAACCTATATTGTTTATTGTTTTTTTAACTTGAAATATGCACTAATTTACTTGATTATTAGCATTGTACTAGGAATTATTTCTAAAAAAACAATGATTGTTAATCTGTAA
- a CDS encoding bile acid:sodium symporter family protein codes for MNENLDSLKINFDTEGLWVLNVTLAIIMFGVALGITIDDFKRLFKNPRILFTGIFSQFILLPLVTFIFIKLVNPMPSIALGMMMVAACPGGNISNFMTQMAKGNTALSVSLTAFATLVSLVMTPFNLEFWGNLYAPTAQILQKVELNPWELAKLVTLILGIPLILGMLFNKYYKNLSKKLSKILKPISLVIFMIFIVIAFYDNFDIFINYVEYVLILVVAHNLLALLTGFYFAKAMKLSRKNQRTLSIETGIQNSGLGLLLIFSFFNGLGGMALLVAFWAIWDIISGLLLATYWSKQKIKE; via the coding sequence ATGAACGAAAATTTAGATTCATTAAAAATAAATTTTGATACTGAAGGCTTATGGGTTTTAAATGTAACACTTGCTATAATTATGTTTGGAGTTGCTCTTGGAATTACAATAGATGATTTTAAACGGTTATTTAAAAACCCAAGAATCCTATTTACAGGTATTTTTTCTCAATTTATACTATTGCCCTTAGTAACTTTCATTTTTATAAAATTGGTAAATCCAATGCCAAGTATTGCATTGGGAATGATGATGGTTGCTGCTTGTCCCGGTGGTAATATTTCTAATTTTATGACTCAAATGGCAAAAGGTAATACAGCTCTTTCAGTTAGTTTAACAGCATTTGCAACCTTGGTTTCATTAGTAATGACTCCTTTTAATCTAGAATTTTGGGGTAATTTATACGCTCCAACAGCTCAAATACTTCAAAAAGTAGAGTTAAACCCATGGGAATTAGCCAAATTAGTTACTTTAATTTTAGGAATTCCCCTTATTCTTGGAATGTTATTTAATAAATATTATAAAAATTTATCAAAAAAATTATCAAAAATTTTAAAACCAATTTCCCTAGTCATTTTTATGATTTTTATTGTAATAGCCTTTTATGACAATTTTGATATTTTTATAAATTATGTTGAATATGTACTTATTTTGGTAGTTGCTCATAATTTACTAGCACTGTTAACTGGCTTTTATTTTGCAAAAGCAATGAAACTTTCTCGAAAAAATCAAAGAACCCTTTCTATTGAAACAGGAATTCAAAACTCTGGATTAGGATTATTACTTATTTTTAGTTTTTTTAATGGACTTGGAGGTATGGCATTACTTGTTGCTTTTTGGGCAATTTGGGATATAATTTCAGGATTATTATTAGCCACATATTGGTCTAAACAGAAAATAAAAGAATAA
- a CDS encoding DUF4159 domain-containing protein — MLHFNLIYAQQIAILKYSGGGDWYANPTALPNLIKFSNENSKTSIKKNPETVDVGSVDIFNYPIVFMTGHGNVIFSESAIKNLRNYLISGGFLEISDNYGLDLYIRRELKKVFPLLNFQEIPYNHPIYNQTFKFKNGLPKIHEHNGKPPQAFGLFYKGRLICFYDYESDLSDGWEDEEVHNDNFEIREKALKMGANIIEYAFKN; from the coding sequence ATGTTGCATTTTAACTTAATTTATGCACAACAAATAGCTATTTTAAAATACAGTGGTGGTGGAGATTGGTATGCAAACCCAACAGCATTACCTAACTTAATTAAATTTAGTAATGAAAATAGTAAAACTTCTATTAAAAAAAATCCCGAAACTGTTGATGTTGGTAGTGTAGATATTTTTAATTATCCCATTGTATTTATGACTGGCCATGGGAACGTGATTTTTTCAGAAAGTGCTATTAAAAATTTAAGAAATTATCTTATTTCTGGAGGTTTTTTAGAAATTTCAGATAATTATGGTTTGGATTTATACATTAGAAGAGAGTTAAAAAAAGTATTTCCATTATTAAATTTTCAAGAAATACCGTATAATCATCCTATTTACAATCAAACTTTTAAATTTAAAAATGGACTACCTAAAATACACGAACACAATGGTAAACCACCACAAGCTTTTGGTCTATTTTATAAAGGAAGACTCATTTGCTTCTATGATTATGAATCGGATTTAAGCGATGGATGGGAAGATGAAGAAGTTCACAACGATAATTTTGAAATAAGAGAAAAAGCATTAAAAATGGGTGCTAACATTATTGAATATGCTTTTAAAAATTAG
- a CDS encoding 16S rRNA (uracil(1498)-N(3))-methyltransferase gives MQLFYNSEITANTQQFTFNKIESKHLVRVLRKKENDKIFITNGFGQLFTSEIIIASDKKCLVKIINVEYTQKPWNYYLHIAIAPTKLNDRFEWFLEKATEIGIDEITPIICEHSERKIVKQERMEKIIHSAAKQSLKFHFPKLNNYKTFNQFIKSDFNGQLFIAHCEEVEKKTLKSELKPSTKITVLIGPEGDFSIKEIKQSLEHKFIPVSLGQSRLRTETAGIVAVHSVAFINE, from the coding sequence ATGCAATTATTTTACAATTCAGAAATAACAGCGAATACACAACAATTTACTTTTAATAAAATTGAGAGTAAACATCTTGTTCGTGTACTTCGTAAAAAAGAGAATGATAAAATATTTATCACAAATGGTTTCGGACAATTATTTACCTCAGAAATTATTATTGCCAGCGATAAAAAATGTTTGGTGAAAATTATAAACGTAGAATACACACAAAAACCGTGGAATTATTATTTACATATTGCAATTGCACCAACAAAATTAAATGACAGATTTGAATGGTTTTTAGAAAAAGCTACTGAAATTGGTATTGATGAAATTACACCTATAATTTGCGAACACTCTGAACGTAAAATTGTTAAACAAGAAAGAATGGAAAAAATAATTCATTCAGCAGCTAAACAATCACTTAAATTTCATTTCCCAAAATTAAATAATTATAAAACATTTAACCAATTTATAAAATCAGATTTTAATGGACAATTATTTATAGCTCACTGCGAAGAAGTAGAAAAAAAAACATTAAAATCTGAACTAAAACCTTCAACTAAAATTACTGTTTTAATTGGCCCTGAAGGTGATTTCTCAATCAAAGAAATTAAACAAAGTTTGGAACATAAATTTATTCCTGTATCTTTGGGACAAAGCCGTTTACGAACTGAAACTGCTGGTATTGTTGCTGTTCACAGTGTTGCCTTTATAAATGAATAA
- a CDS encoding GTP cyclohydrolase has translation MITIQEMTSKKEMKAFVKFPFKLYKNNLYWVPPIINDELESFDKNINPVFEHAEAQFFVAIKNNEIVGRIAAIINHTEINKQKLRKMRFGWFDFIDDLEVSKKLLDKVYEIGLRNKLEFMEGPMGFSNLDKVGVLTDGFNSIGSMITWYNYAYYKDHFKKLGFEVEKEYLESIFPFKNVKREPLERISTIIKKRYQLTPLNFTKTKDIFPYVDQMFNLFNESYASLPTFVPISDIEKDYFKKKYISFINPEYIKFVVDKDDNMVAFAITMPSFSEALQKAKGKLLPFGFLHLLKAKKNSKDVLFYLIGVHPKFQNKGVHSLLFLEFQKSFEPKGIINCIRTPELASNKAIAAVWKKFNSTVYKKRCTYRKNI, from the coding sequence ATGATTACTATACAAGAAATGACCTCTAAAAAGGAGATGAAGGCATTTGTTAAATTTCCTTTTAAATTGTACAAAAACAATCTTTATTGGGTTCCTCCCATTATCAATGATGAGCTAGAATCATTTGATAAAAATATAAATCCTGTTTTTGAACATGCTGAAGCTCAATTTTTTGTTGCTATTAAAAACAATGAAATTGTTGGAAGAATTGCTGCAATTATAAATCATACCGAAATAAATAAGCAAAAACTAAGGAAAATGCGTTTTGGATGGTTTGATTTTATAGATGATCTAGAAGTTTCTAAAAAGTTATTAGATAAAGTTTATGAAATTGGCTTGCGAAACAAACTTGAATTCATGGAAGGTCCAATGGGTTTTTCAAACCTAGATAAGGTTGGTGTATTAACAGATGGATTTAATAGTATTGGAAGTATGATAACTTGGTACAACTATGCTTATTACAAAGATCATTTTAAAAAATTAGGTTTTGAGGTTGAAAAAGAATATTTGGAAAGTATTTTTCCTTTTAAAAATGTAAAAAGAGAACCTCTTGAAAGAATTAGTACCATTATAAAAAAACGCTACCAACTTACACCTTTAAATTTTACTAAAACAAAAGATATTTTCCCTTATGTAGATCAAATGTTCAATCTATTTAACGAAAGCTATGCTTCACTTCCTACATTTGTTCCAATTAGCGATATAGAAAAAGATTATTTTAAAAAAAAATACATCTCATTTATCAATCCTGAATATATTAAATTTGTTGTTGATAAAGATGATAATATGGTAGCATTCGCAATTACTATGCCTTCCTTTTCTGAAGCTCTTCAAAAGGCTAAAGGTAAATTATTACCTTTTGGATTTTTGCACCTATTGAAGGCTAAAAAAAATAGCAAAGATGTTCTTTTCTATTTAATTGGAGTACACCCAAAATTTCAAAACAAAGGTGTGCATTCATTACTTTTTTTAGAATTTCAAAAATCATTTGAGCCCAAAGGTATTATCAACTGTATTAGAACACCTGAACTTGCCAGTAACAAGGCAATTGCTGCTGTTTGGAAAAAATTTAATTCAACTGTTTATAAAAAGCGTTGTACTTATAGAAAAAATATCTAA